Proteins encoded within one genomic window of Fibrobacter sp. UWB16:
- a CDS encoding contractile injection system tape measure protein: MSESLNIIENMNMNITVEDSSLPVASERELHSFAHGALIETLDDVLAEVNVDGDVELDSLTIDLNIEASGDVFQQITDALRDALKSKLGSAVFKAQSKPLTMMLADVYRQHMPIDKSSNLEHRFDALAESWNDEHQGQKFNPLAFSESVIKKMQAENPQMDVQQIAYVVYQRILQMKNAKAAHAPDKNARTNEQNSAHFSNTTHEVMDSGLVLLAPYLPALFERTGCIEKGAFVNEDSQHKALAVLKYAAFGNYAEPPKDAAVMNLLCNLPVMPVLYADELPKVSDSEKELVDSLLKAVVANWKAVGHMSPDGLRGTYFVRNGTVETSGASDMLTVETKTFDILLDKLPWGYSMIKHPWMKKVLNVKWR, encoded by the coding sequence ATGAGTGAATCGCTGAACATCATTGAAAACATGAACATGAATATTACCGTTGAAGATTCTTCTTTACCGGTCGCTTCGGAGCGTGAATTGCACAGCTTTGCGCATGGTGCGTTGATTGAAACGCTTGATGACGTGCTCGCTGAAGTGAATGTGGATGGTGATGTAGAGCTTGATTCATTGACGATTGATTTGAACATCGAAGCTTCTGGCGATGTGTTTCAGCAAATTACCGATGCGTTGCGTGATGCGCTGAAATCGAAACTCGGTTCGGCTGTATTCAAGGCGCAGAGTAAGCCCTTGACGATGATGCTTGCCGATGTTTACCGCCAGCACATGCCGATAGACAAATCGAGCAATCTCGAACATCGCTTTGATGCGCTTGCCGAGAGCTGGAATGATGAACATCAGGGCCAAAAGTTCAATCCGCTTGCGTTCTCGGAATCTGTAATCAAGAAAATGCAGGCCGAAAATCCGCAAATGGACGTTCAGCAGATTGCCTACGTGGTTTACCAGCGTATTTTGCAGATGAAAAATGCGAAAGCCGCGCATGCTCCCGATAAAAATGCTCGCACGAACGAACAGAATTCTGCGCACTTCTCGAATACAACGCACGAGGTTATGGATTCAGGCTTGGTGCTGCTTGCTCCGTATTTGCCTGCACTTTTCGAGCGCACGGGATGCATTGAAAAAGGCGCTTTCGTAAACGAAGATTCTCAGCACAAGGCCCTTGCGGTACTCAAGTATGCGGCTTTCGGTAATTATGCGGAACCGCCCAAAGATGCCGCTGTGATGAACCTCCTTTGCAATTTGCCTGTGATGCCCGTGCTCTACGCCGATGAACTCCCGAAAGTCTCGGATAGCGAAAAGGAACTTGTCGATTCGCTGCTCAAGGCCGTTGTGGCGAACTGGAAAGCAGTGGGCCATATGTCGCCCGATGGGTTACGCGGTACGTATTTTGTGCGAAACGGAACTGTTGAAACATCGGGGGCCTCGGATATGCTGACTGTTGAAACGAAAACATTCGACATCTTGCTTGACAAGCTCCCGTGGGGCTACTCCATGATAAAACACCCGTGGATGAAAAAGGTCTTAAATGTTAAATGGAGATGA
- a CDS encoding DUF5908 family protein, whose amino-acid sequence MSLEIKNFVVNIHVAGSSEDNKQEDLENLRSEILDECREMISESIEKSRER is encoded by the coding sequence ATGTCGCTTGAAATAAAAAATTTTGTAGTAAATATCCATGTGGCAGGCTCTTCTGAAGATAATAAGCAAGAAGACTTGGAAAATTTGCGTTCTGAAATATTGGATGAATGTCGAGAGATGATTAGTGAATCTATTGAAAAGTCGAGAGAACGATAA
- a CDS encoding baseplate J/gp47 family protein produces MADKFQIQDGLSQRAREFPELATGFFAVDSMSTESILYLMKEYAREHGKPHFFDDINLSKVVAMMEGEADGKTDPAAALYAVCAKLMGHVQQSLNTFPDKRIDFYYRKILKQENREAEGDRAFVTVDVDNDDVSYVLPKGTRFSAGENSKGENIEFESVCDSPINNVKVAKILTVSCVKGYPIAQAEIPVYTPKDASEQKMQPYPLFGLTRSNEVPEGTVFSQVGLCVSNRIFYMSSGVRNVKLNFVFARESLRRTVADVDYGSASEFSAAFMNAFKISLTTESGWIDIEDYKIGCNILNSECPENELSLEFTLKDTDPAIVNYDPIIHGERYRSKNPVLRLLVSPRKSRTLWFALMRMHLQSVRIAVDVSKCRDIAVSNEYGPASTLLPVQLFGAVPSVGSSFIVGCKEICGKKLNSFDVRGKWCGLPNCKDFSEWYSQYDNPPKTSDFTVSLSGLYGGNWLPSDENSVTSSLFNAMNADFKMSFNSIVCSRTSEMIPEDENFMYSPMMKDGFFKMKLIAPSKAFMHQEMSRAVCNSFLTQILKKKSADEMPNQPYTPSIEDLYVNYTSFAEVALSTNDAQNSDSILFVHPYGFSAKEPYFVHNGELFLGLQFAGKPKKVNLYFVLNRDSAARGLEKGMCNWSYMGPLGWKILPDENRLADTTSHFTSSGIVTLDLPSDISSETELMPSGYYWIRISPKGDFWRECSRLLTVFTQSLEVKRVCGFEDGLIQDHCKPKCIKELTKSVAGISSVYQFEESFGGKVRETDNKMRMRVAEYLYHRNRGVCTEDYERLILEHFPEVLKVKCFPHVRIDESTGRYDCACPGHLLVVPVSPMFCDGTFQWDPCVSGSVLLNIRDYLQSKVSRIAKVQVVNPFFDKLQVRCNVKLKHRENEGEILLDLNEKINRYLSPWFPQVGGITKHFGWKLDKMELKSYIESLDYVDQVMDDFTIMKIASTDEQRFLVNLFEQSEERLLHGSFPWSIAVPMRKHFINDIDSANNLGSRRVNNGYGGLEIGQTFIIRRK; encoded by the coding sequence ATGGCGGATAAGTTTCAGATTCAAGATGGATTGAGCCAACGCGCTCGCGAGTTCCCGGAACTTGCGACGGGCTTTTTTGCTGTAGATTCCATGTCTACAGAATCCATTTTGTATTTGATGAAAGAGTATGCCAGAGAACACGGCAAGCCGCATTTCTTCGATGATATAAATTTATCGAAAGTTGTGGCGATGATGGAGGGCGAAGCCGACGGAAAAACCGACCCGGCTGCCGCTTTGTATGCGGTTTGCGCAAAGCTCATGGGACATGTTCAGCAATCGCTCAACACATTCCCTGATAAACGCATTGATTTTTATTACCGCAAAATCCTCAAGCAAGAAAATCGCGAAGCCGAAGGCGACCGCGCTTTTGTCACTGTAGATGTCGATAATGATGATGTCTCGTATGTGCTCCCCAAGGGGACCCGCTTTAGCGCTGGCGAAAATAGCAAGGGCGAAAATATTGAGTTTGAATCCGTCTGTGATTCTCCGATTAACAATGTAAAGGTTGCTAAAATCTTGACGGTCTCGTGCGTGAAGGGTTACCCGATTGCACAGGCCGAAATCCCGGTGTACACGCCTAAGGATGCAAGTGAACAGAAGATGCAACCGTATCCTTTGTTTGGACTGACGCGTTCGAATGAAGTGCCTGAAGGAACGGTTTTCTCGCAAGTGGGGCTTTGCGTTTCTAATCGCATTTTTTATATGTCGAGTGGCGTGCGAAACGTCAAATTGAATTTTGTATTTGCACGTGAATCCTTGCGCCGTACGGTGGCTGATGTAGACTACGGCTCGGCGAGCGAATTCTCGGCGGCGTTCATGAACGCGTTCAAGATCTCGCTTACTACGGAAAGCGGCTGGATTGACATTGAAGATTATAAAATCGGTTGCAATATTCTGAATTCGGAATGCCCTGAAAATGAACTGTCGCTTGAATTTACGCTGAAAGATACGGATCCTGCGATTGTCAATTACGATCCGATAATTCACGGTGAACGCTACCGTTCGAAAAATCCGGTGCTTCGGCTTTTAGTCTCTCCTCGCAAGTCGCGTACGCTTTGGTTTGCTTTGATGAGGATGCATTTACAGAGCGTACGCATTGCGGTTGATGTCTCGAAATGCCGCGATATTGCGGTCTCGAATGAATATGGCCCTGCCTCTACATTGCTGCCTGTGCAGCTGTTTGGCGCTGTTCCGAGCGTTGGGAGTTCGTTCATTGTGGGCTGCAAGGAAATTTGTGGCAAAAAACTGAACTCGTTTGATGTTCGGGGCAAGTGGTGCGGCCTCCCGAACTGTAAAGATTTTTCGGAATGGTATTCGCAATACGATAACCCTCCGAAAACGTCTGATTTTACGGTTTCGTTGAGCGGCCTTTATGGCGGCAATTGGCTCCCGTCCGATGAAAATAGCGTGACAAGCTCGCTGTTTAATGCGATGAACGCTGATTTCAAAATGTCGTTCAATAGCATTGTCTGTTCGCGAACAAGCGAAATGATTCCTGAAGATGAAAACTTCATGTATTCGCCGATGATGAAGGATGGGTTCTTCAAGATGAAACTCATTGCGCCATCCAAGGCGTTTATGCACCAGGAAATGTCGCGTGCGGTCTGCAATTCGTTCTTGACGCAGATTCTCAAGAAAAAGAGCGCCGATGAAATGCCGAATCAGCCGTACACGCCGAGCATCGAAGACTTGTACGTGAATTACACATCGTTTGCCGAAGTGGCGCTTTCGACGAATGATGCGCAGAATTCCGATAGCATTTTGTTTGTGCATCCGTATGGCTTTAGCGCAAAAGAACCGTATTTTGTGCATAACGGCGAACTTTTCTTAGGACTCCAATTTGCGGGGAAACCGAAAAAAGTAAATCTCTATTTTGTACTCAATCGTGACTCGGCGGCGCGTGGCCTTGAAAAGGGAATGTGCAATTGGTCTTACATGGGACCGCTTGGCTGGAAGATTTTGCCCGATGAAAATCGATTGGCCGATACGACATCGCATTTTACATCATCAGGCATTGTAACGCTTGATTTGCCGAGCGATATTTCGAGCGAAACGGAATTGATGCCGAGTGGCTATTACTGGATTCGCATAAGCCCGAAGGGCGATTTTTGGCGCGAGTGCTCAAGACTTTTGACGGTCTTTACGCAGTCGCTCGAAGTTAAGCGCGTTTGTGGTTTTGAAGATGGCCTTATTCAAGACCATTGCAAACCGAAATGCATCAAGGAACTCACGAAGAGCGTTGCCGGAATTTCGAGCGTTTACCAGTTCGAAGAATCGTTTGGCGGCAAGGTGCGCGAAACCGATAACAAGATGCGTATGCGTGTGGCAGAGTATTTGTACCACAGGAATCGTGGCGTTTGCACGGAAGATTACGAGCGGTTGATTCTCGAACATTTCCCCGAAGTGCTTAAGGTCAAGTGTTTTCCGCATGTGCGCATTGATGAATCTACGGGCCGTTATGATTGCGCTTGCCCGGGCCACTTGCTTGTCGTGCCGGTTTCGCCGATGTTCTGCGATGGAACATTCCAGTGGGACCCGTGCGTGAGCGGCTCGGTGCTTTTGAATATCCGAGATTACTTGCAAAGTAAAGTCTCTCGCATTGCAAAAGTGCAGGTGGTGAACCCGTTCTTCGATAAGTTGCAAGTCCGTTGCAATGTCAAACTAAAGCATCGCGAAAACGAAGGTGAAATCCTTTTGGACTTGAACGAAAAAATCAATCGCTATTTGTCGCCGTGGTTCCCGCAGGTGGGCGGAATTACTAAGCATTTTGGCTGGAAACTCGATAAAATGGAACTCAAGTCCTATATCGAAAGCCTTGATTACGTGGATCAGGTGATGGACGATTTCACCATCATGAAAATTGCTTCTACGGACGAACAAAGATTCTTGGTGAATTTATTTGAGCAGTCTGAAGAGCGCTTGTTGCATGGCTCATTCCCATGGAGTATTGCGGTGCCAATGCGCAAGCACTTCATCAACGATATTGATTCTGCGAATAATTTGGGTTCACGCCGTGTCAACAACGGATATGGTGGCCTTGAAATTGGTCAAACATTTATCATAAGGAGAAAATGA
- a CDS encoding peptidoglycan-binding protein yields the protein MGLEKLKLKSSGGEFAVMLNPESFLQTDGINYSRTKRKKNLKFNQYERKVIKIPKIILDTTGAIPKDLWPMDGTIEKMVEQLRKVVYTFDGSKHEPPIVTLSWGSYVGNVRLNKMTSKYTLFDVHGAPLRAEIVLEFSEFMTLKEIEAKQNKQSPDLTHIIEVKSGDTLPNLCNKVYNDPSYYMQVARINGLSSFCRLKPGTRLVFPPLVD from the coding sequence ATGGGATTAGAAAAGCTTAAATTGAAATCAAGTGGCGGCGAATTCGCTGTCATGCTGAATCCAGAATCGTTTTTGCAAACGGATGGTATTAATTATTCTAGAACGAAACGTAAGAAAAATCTAAAATTCAATCAATATGAAAGAAAAGTAATTAAGATTCCAAAGATCATCTTGGATACGACGGGGGCTATTCCCAAAGATTTATGGCCTATGGATGGGACCATAGAGAAAATGGTGGAACAGCTAAGAAAGGTTGTTTACACATTTGATGGGAGTAAGCATGAACCTCCAATTGTAACGTTAAGTTGGGGCTCTTATGTGGGCAATGTTCGCCTGAATAAGATGACTTCGAAATACACCTTATTTGATGTTCATGGCGCACCCCTCCGAGCTGAAATTGTCCTTGAGTTTTCCGAGTTCATGACGCTCAAAGAAATCGAGGCCAAACAGAATAAGCAATCTCCAGACCTAACCCATATTATCGAAGTTAAATCGGGTGATACGCTCCCGAACCTTTGCAATAAAGTTTATAACGATCCGTCGTATTACATGCAAGTGGCCCGAATTAACGGGCTCTCCAGTTTTTGCCGCTTAAAGCCGGGGACGCGTCTTGTGTTCCCGCCACTTGTCGATTGA
- a CDS encoding phage tail protein produces MADENGAAQSASVWPMPKFHFKVMWNDVQMSFQEVSGLDAQSEEIKYRSGDSPIFSPVKMPGLVKYSNVTMKKGIFKGDNKFWDWFKKIKMNTIERTTVTISLLDEGGAETMVWTLKNAWPTKVTGTDLKSEGNEVAIETIEIVHEGLEIKNG; encoded by the coding sequence ATGGCTGATGAAAATGGCGCAGCACAAAGTGCAAGTGTATGGCCCATGCCCAAATTCCACTTCAAGGTGATGTGGAATGATGTCCAGATGTCCTTTCAGGAAGTTTCTGGTCTTGATGCTCAGTCCGAAGAAATCAAGTATCGTTCGGGAGACAGTCCGATTTTCTCTCCGGTCAAGATGCCTGGCCTTGTCAAGTACAGCAATGTCACGATGAAGAAGGGCATTTTCAAGGGCGATAACAAGTTCTGGGACTGGTTCAAGAAAATCAAGATGAATACCATTGAACGTACGACCGTTACGATTAGCCTCCTCGATGAAGGTGGCGCTGAAACGATGGTTTGGACGCTCAAGAACGCTTGGCCGACCAAGGTGACGGGGACCGATCTCAAGTCCGAAGGCAACGAAGTTGCAATCGAAACGATTGAAATTGTCCACGAAGGCCTTGAAATCAAGAATGGCTAG
- a CDS encoding GPW/gp25 family protein: MLDASFLGRGWSFPVSFSKSGHAKMSEHEDDIEESLRILLNTYPGERTMQPEFGSRLRDYCFEAYSLRTETLIKDEISKSILLNEPRVDVEDIVVEQTDAVGVLRINIVYVVRSTNSRRNLVFPFYLNEATDASV, translated from the coding sequence GTGCTGGATGCTTCTTTTTTAGGTCGCGGTTGGTCGTTTCCGGTCTCTTTTTCGAAATCTGGACATGCCAAAATGTCGGAGCACGAAGATGATATTGAAGAAAGCTTGCGCATTCTTTTGAATACGTACCCTGGCGAGCGCACAATGCAGCCGGAATTTGGCTCGCGTTTGCGGGATTATTGCTTTGAAGCGTATTCGTTGAGGACAGAAACTCTTATCAAGGACGAAATTAGCAAGTCGATTCTGCTAAATGAGCCCCGTGTAGATGTTGAGGATATTGTCGTTGAACAGACCGATGCTGTGGGCGTTCTTAGAATCAACATCGTCTATGTTGTACGCTCGACGAACAGCCGAAGGAATCTAGTGTTCCCGTTCTACTTGAATGAAGCGACGGATGCAAGTGTATAG
- a CDS encoding PAAR domain-containing protein yields the protein MPCAARLTDMHTCPMQTPAWPSPIPHVGGPVVGPGAPTVLIGGLPAAVMGDSCVCVGPPDSIIKGSATVMICGKPAARMGDSTAHGGSIVLGCPTVMIGG from the coding sequence ATGCCGTGTGCTGCAAGACTTACTGATATGCATACATGCCCCATGCAGACTCCTGCATGGCCATCGCCCATCCCACATGTGGGTGGCCCCGTTGTGGGGCCGGGCGCGCCGACGGTTTTGATTGGCGGGCTGCCTGCTGCTGTGATGGGGGATTCTTGCGTATGCGTTGGCCCTCCGGATTCCATTATTAAAGGATCTGCAACGGTCATGATTTGCGGAAAACCGGCGGCGCGCATGGGCGATTCTACAGCTCATGGCGGCTCGATTGTTTTGGGATGCCCGACGGTGATGATTGGAGGCTAG
- a CDS encoding phage tail sheath subtilisin-like domain-containing protein: MPASYKTPGVYLVEKDAFPGSVVEVATAIPAFIGYTEKAEYNGKDLTNKPFRITSFAEYLNIFGGAPSVRFTYAAESASAAPAEGEDGAEASAETKSEGKASLKAKTMYRLYDSMRIFFQNGGAACYICSVGGYDKKIEKKPLFEGIAPFVKEQEPTIMLVPDAVSLGDAQECADIQNELLAHCNKMQNRFTILDVYDGFKEPLECINTFREKVTDFLKYGAAYYPWINTSVVASSELSFANIEPEAEGEGAYATLALDLAKSVVPKIESLDISDDDAKKLELTPKQKELVSFFKALSNFDVKKDPTDLHNTLTVVCPKYAAMMNTMSEMLNLMPPSAAMAGIYARVDNNEGVWKAPANVGINGVVSPAVNLTNDEQEDLNVPLNGKAVNAIRYFVGDGIKVWGARTLDGNSLDWRYVNVRRTMIMLEESIKQASKAYVFDANTSTTWLTMKNMIGNFLNSVWKRGGLAGATPEDAYEVHVGLGDTMTPEDILEGILRVTVKVALIRPAEFIELTFQQQQQKS; the protein is encoded by the coding sequence ATGCCTGCATCATACAAAACCCCAGGCGTCTATCTCGTTGAGAAAGATGCTTTCCCGGGCTCGGTGGTGGAAGTTGCTACTGCTATTCCCGCATTTATCGGCTATACCGAAAAGGCGGAATACAATGGAAAGGACTTGACGAACAAGCCTTTCCGAATCACTTCCTTTGCTGAATACCTGAACATTTTCGGTGGCGCTCCCAGTGTGCGATTCACATATGCGGCTGAATCCGCATCTGCTGCTCCCGCAGAAGGCGAGGACGGTGCCGAAGCAAGTGCCGAAACGAAGTCCGAAGGCAAGGCTTCGCTTAAGGCAAAGACCATGTACCGTCTCTACGATTCCATGCGCATCTTCTTCCAGAATGGCGGTGCCGCTTGCTATATCTGCTCTGTTGGCGGTTATGACAAGAAGATCGAAAAGAAGCCGTTGTTCGAAGGTATTGCCCCGTTCGTGAAGGAACAGGAACCGACGATTATGCTCGTGCCGGATGCCGTTTCGCTTGGCGATGCTCAGGAATGCGCCGATATCCAGAATGAATTGCTTGCGCATTGCAACAAAATGCAGAACCGATTCACCATTCTCGATGTCTACGATGGCTTCAAGGAACCGCTGGAATGCATCAACACGTTCCGCGAAAAGGTGACGGATTTCCTCAAGTATGGTGCCGCTTACTATCCGTGGATCAATACGAGCGTTGTCGCTTCGAGTGAACTCTCGTTTGCAAATATCGAGCCGGAAGCCGAAGGCGAAGGTGCCTATGCGACGCTTGCACTTGACCTTGCAAAGTCCGTGGTTCCGAAGATTGAAAGCCTCGATATCTCGGACGATGATGCTAAAAAGTTGGAACTTACGCCGAAACAGAAGGAACTCGTCAGCTTCTTCAAGGCTTTGAGCAATTTTGATGTCAAGAAGGATCCGACGGATTTGCACAACACGCTTACGGTTGTCTGCCCGAAGTATGCCGCTATGATGAACACCATGAGCGAAATGCTCAACTTGATGCCGCCTTCTGCTGCAATGGCTGGTATCTATGCCCGCGTCGATAATAACGAAGGCGTGTGGAAGGCTCCGGCCAATGTCGGTATCAATGGCGTTGTCTCTCCGGCAGTGAACTTGACCAACGATGAACAGGAAGACTTGAACGTTCCGCTGAACGGTAAGGCCGTGAACGCAATCCGCTACTTTGTTGGCGATGGCATCAAGGTCTGGGGCGCTCGTACGCTTGATGGCAACAGCCTCGATTGGCGCTATGTGAACGTTCGCCGTACCATGATCATGCTCGAAGAATCAATCAAGCAGGCATCTAAGGCTTATGTGTTCGACGCTAACACGTCTACGACTTGGCTCACGATGAAGAACATGATTGGCAACTTCCTCAATAGCGTTTGGAAGCGCGGCGGCCTTGCAGGCGCTACGCCGGAAGATGCTTACGAAGTGCATGTGGGTCTTGGCGATACTATGACTCCGGAAGATATTCTCGAAGGCATTTTGAGAGTGACCGTGAAGGTGGCTTTGATTCGCCCGGCAGAATTCATCGAACTCACATTCCAACAGCAACAGCAGAAGTCGTAA
- a CDS encoding DUF4255 domain-containing protein: MQLNLHLRRTMSIREDLVVVSRMLENDGKEYEGATNKLNIFLVNMERDSMVQKHAVPEFRGDRAVVPQKKVFLNLYFVIAANFKGGNYVDSLRYLSKAVAFFMDHSFFDRSTSPDMPDGLEKIAIDMENLNMQELNNLWGTIGAKYVPSVVYRLKTVALGGNYSYYQPYVIRLPENSELGLL, encoded by the coding sequence ATGCAACTAAATCTTCACTTGCGGCGTACAATGTCGATACGTGAAGATCTTGTTGTCGTGTCTAGAATGCTTGAAAATGATGGGAAAGAATATGAAGGGGCTACGAACAAACTGAACATATTCCTAGTGAATATGGAGCGCGATAGTATGGTGCAAAAACATGCTGTTCCAGAATTTAGAGGTGACAGAGCTGTTGTTCCGCAGAAAAAAGTATTCTTGAACTTGTACTTTGTTATTGCGGCCAATTTTAAAGGTGGAAACTACGTAGATTCGTTACGTTATTTGTCCAAAGCTGTCGCTTTTTTCATGGATCATTCGTTCTTTGACCGTTCGACTTCGCCTGACATGCCTGATGGTTTGGAAAAAATTGCCATCGACATGGAAAACTTGAATATGCAGGAACTGAATAATTTGTGGGGAACGATAGGGGCAAAATATGTCCCATCAGTGGTTTATCGTCTAAAGACGGTTGCTCTTGGCGGAAACTACTCGTATTACCAGCCGTATGTTATACGGCTTCCAGAAAACTCAGAATTGGGGTTGCTTTAA
- a CDS encoding phage tail protein: MAPPDPIEWSIPVAFHFSVTIEKKSVSFSDVKGIDFSLETIPVSSGGDSFTKYYLPKGKKYNDLILSRGILKTGDDFFKWCNDTLSSPPKKDYIKLKNLLVALLDESGQPIKTWIFKQAYPVQWSLSDFGAMKNEVVVETVHIRYNSFFIQQG; the protein is encoded by the coding sequence ATGGCGCCTCCTGATCCGATAGAATGGTCTATACCAGTTGCGTTTCACTTTTCTGTTACGATTGAAAAAAAATCGGTTTCCTTTAGCGATGTTAAAGGAATTGATTTTTCGCTGGAGACGATTCCTGTAAGTTCAGGAGGCGACAGTTTTACAAAGTATTATCTTCCGAAAGGAAAGAAATATAACGATTTGATTTTATCTCGTGGAATCCTAAAAACGGGTGATGACTTTTTTAAATGGTGCAATGATACACTTAGCAGTCCGCCTAAAAAGGATTACATAAAACTGAAGAATCTTCTGGTTGCTTTACTGGATGAAAGTGGTCAACCGATAAAAACTTGGATTTTTAAACAAGCTTATCCGGTACAGTGGTCTTTGAGTGATTTTGGTGCCATGAAAAATGAAGTCGTCGTAGAAACGGTCCATATAAGGTACAATTCTTTCTTTATTCAGCAGGGTTAG
- the vgrG gene encoding type VI secretion system tip protein VgrG, whose protein sequence is MSSKSPIFKDEGPLECVILGNGNALSSVLPIVSVDVYYGINTIPKAVVVIEDGEMSNGKFPLSDGSDLEPGSEVTIKAGYATNSSPIFKGVVVRHGVSISKRGRSCVKIECRDKAIAMTCARKNANYLEKTDDAIVKKLAGDYGVSIKSSMGGEAHKEILQYYCTDWDFIMTRAEANGCWLIADDKGMSIEKIAAKGGADVELTWGTDIIEFKAEANALFQVKNVEAKSWDITKQQVISGKSGMKSLGGQTNLANSKLQGVLKVSSNTLQSNSQVSKGMLTSWAEAEQLKNELSRICGSVVCLGSTTAKLGGLVGLKNVGDRFKGGALVSGIHHHICDGLWTTEFTFGMPKEWFSEKFEVSSPIASGINCGVHGLMTGVVMQIHEDPEKLNRVKVKIPLMQNEKEDVWARLGGVYASNKFGCLFFPEVGDEVILGFFGGDPSSPVILGSLYSGKHATPQALEQKNNIKQILTREKLSVEFNEEKKSITVTTPGKRKFVLDDDGKKITVEDPSGNKLEMSDSGIKVESKKDICFDTKGKFNVSAVGGIALSSKGDLKGEGMNVEFNGKVGFTGKGSAKAEVSASGQTVIKGAMVMIN, encoded by the coding sequence ATGTCAAGTAAGTCGCCCATATTTAAAGATGAAGGCCCGTTAGAATGTGTCATTCTGGGGAACGGAAATGCTCTCTCGTCTGTTCTCCCGATTGTTTCTGTCGACGTTTATTACGGCATCAACACGATCCCGAAGGCTGTTGTCGTGATTGAAGATGGCGAAATGAGTAATGGCAAGTTCCCGCTGAGCGATGGTTCTGATTTGGAGCCCGGTTCAGAGGTGACGATTAAAGCCGGCTATGCTACAAACTCTTCGCCGATTTTCAAGGGCGTGGTCGTTCGCCATGGCGTTTCGATTTCTAAGCGTGGGCGTAGTTGCGTTAAAATCGAGTGTCGCGACAAGGCGATTGCAATGACATGCGCTCGCAAGAATGCGAATTATCTCGAAAAGACCGATGATGCCATCGTCAAGAAGTTGGCTGGCGATTATGGTGTTTCGATAAAGTCTAGCATGGGCGGCGAAGCGCATAAAGAAATTTTGCAGTATTACTGCACCGATTGGGACTTTATCATGACTCGTGCCGAGGCCAATGGCTGCTGGCTCATTGCCGATGACAAGGGAATGTCCATCGAAAAAATTGCTGCCAAGGGTGGTGCCGATGTGGAACTCACTTGGGGCACGGATATTATCGAGTTTAAGGCCGAGGCAAATGCGCTTTTCCAAGTCAAGAATGTCGAGGCGAAATCTTGGGACATTACAAAGCAACAGGTTATTTCTGGAAAGTCTGGCATGAAATCGCTTGGCGGCCAGACAAATCTTGCTAATAGCAAACTTCAGGGCGTCTTGAAAGTATCATCGAACACGTTGCAGAGCAATTCTCAAGTTTCTAAGGGAATGCTTACATCTTGGGCCGAAGCGGAACAGCTGAAAAATGAACTTTCGAGAATTTGCGGCTCTGTTGTTTGCCTGGGTTCAACAACGGCGAAACTCGGCGGGCTTGTGGGCCTAAAGAATGTGGGCGACCGCTTTAAGGGCGGAGCGCTTGTTTCTGGAATCCATCATCACATTTGCGATGGCTTGTGGACTACGGAATTTACGTTTGGTATGCCCAAGGAGTGGTTCTCGGAAAAGTTTGAAGTCTCTTCGCCGATTGCATCTGGAATCAACTGCGGCGTACATGGGCTCATGACGGGTGTCGTGATGCAGATTCACGAAGATCCGGAAAAACTGAATCGCGTCAAGGTGAAAATCCCGCTGATGCAGAACGAAAAAGAAGATGTCTGGGCGCGTCTCGGTGGCGTTTACGCATCGAATAAGTTTGGTTGCCTGTTCTTCCCGGAAGTGGGTGACGAGGTGATTCTCGGATTCTTTGGCGGTGACCCGTCGAGTCCGGTAATTCTCGGGAGTCTTTATAGCGGCAAGCATGCAACTCCGCAGGCGCTTGAACAAAAGAATAACATCAAGCAGATTCTGACGCGCGAAAAACTGAGCGTCGAATTCAATGAAGAAAAGAAGTCCATCACGGTGACGACTCCGGGCAAGCGCAAGTTTGTGTTGGATGATGATGGCAAAAAGATCACGGTCGAAGACCCATCGGGCAACAAGCTCGAAATGTCTGATAGCGGCATCAAGGTAGAATCGAAAAAGGATATTTGCTTTGATACCAAGGGCAAGTTCAACGTCTCGGCTGTGGGCGGAATCGCCTTGAGTTCAAAGGGTGACCTTAAAGGAGAGGGGATGAACGTGGAATTTAATGGAAAGGTGGGATTCACCGGTAAAGGGAGTGCCAAGGCCGAAGTTTCTGCTTCAGGGCAGACGGTCATCAAGGGCGCTATGGTGATGATCAACTAG